TGACATGTCTTCAAAAGTTCCTGCAATAAACTTACAAAAGTACCAGTTCCGTGACACTCTACCATCGCGGTCTTAGACAAGTCGGTGATCCCAGCCATCTTGTGTCCCCTTCTCATGAGCCTTTCGTGTATTTCAGGGTTCGGCGTCGTCAGTCCTAGGGTTCTGCCATTTCCCGCAGTGCAGGTTGACCGAATAACTGCCCTGATAAGATCGCCATCGCGTACTGCATCCGACACCTTCTTGATGTAAATGGCAGAGACGCCTTCACCGCGTGCAAATCCATCGGCTTCGGCGTCGAAGCTTTTGCATGCTGCTGACGGAGACAGCACTCCGTTTTGCTGCATGATAATGGTGTCCTTAGGGCTGAGGATGAGGTTGACACCCCCAACTATGGCAGATGAACAGTCTCCGCTGTGGAGGTCTTGGCATGCCTGATGCAGTGCAACAAGAGATGCGGAACATGCAGTTCGAACAACGACGCTGGAGATGTTGTGAGAAATCATAAGAGATAAACCATGGTAAGAGACTTACCTCGGTCCCGTTAGATCAAACTCATACGACGCCCGATTGGCAATGATATAGTCTCCATACACATCAGGTCGAACCTGTTGGAGGCTTTGACTGTCGCGAGACTCAAGCTGACTCCAGTCTTCTCCCATGGTTCCAACGTAGACCCCAACATCGTAGCCTCTCCATCTCGTGGAACCTGAATTCTCAAGGGCTTCATAAGCAACTTCGAGGAATAGACGTTGCCGGGGGTCCATGAGTTCGGCCTCCTGCTTTGTGAAAGACCAGAAGCTAGGGTCTACATGGGCCAGGTTGATGTCATCGAGAAAATAGCCAAACTCGCTGGGAACGTGGGCAGCTTTTCCACTGCCATACCAGGTGTCGATGTTGTAACGACTCTTTGGAACTCAACAACGTCCGCTTCTGCCGTTGACGAGGAGGTCCCAGTAGTCGGTAGCGTTATGGACGCGTCCTGGGAGTCTCATGCCCATGCCTATGATTGCGATGGGCTCATACAGACAGGGCTCTTGATGGGTCTCATTGCAAAAACCATTCATTGGGGGTTTGGTGCTATTGGTCATGGTGTCAAGTCGATGTGTAGAGATTGATAGTACAGTCCCCTTTCCATACTCACTGCGTTCTACCCATAAAAGCGACAACAGGCACAATGCTTGATTATATGCGGGCTTTTCTGGCAACTCTGTGGTTCAGTCGTGACAAAATCTGCTAGATTGTTACCGAAATAAGAGACATGGCTTACTTCGAGGCTATGAGTCCAAGAGTGAATCAGCCTTTGACATTCCAATAGCGTCAATCTAGGCATGCAAAGAGTTGGCGGCTAATTCAGGAAAACTTGATTACATTGGTTCTTGTCCGGGGCTCCCTACACCTACAGTCATCATCGCGAATCGGTACGTAAAGGAAACTTCCGAGGTCCGCACATCTGTTCATGTGGCCTGTGATATTCATGAAGCTGATTCGGTCGGGAGAGGTACGGCACAGCAGGAACACGAAGTTGACCCAACGATCCAACCGCATTAAGCTTATAACCCGACGGCGTTCCATATCTTAGGTCAGACGGGACTTCAGTGTGGTGGATATCCTTCAAAGTTCTCACCAAAGCTGAGGTGAAATCTGCCCCTTCGTTGGCTGCTGAGTCCACAAATATGCACTGTGCAGACTTGTTGGTGGTAAGTGTCGAAAGAATACGTCAACACACCATCTTCTTGTGGGATGAACCCCTATGACATTTTTTACAAAATGGGAGGAATGCGTGGTTTGTCGAGCTGCAGCACAACATCGGTAGGATGCGAAGGATCAAGAGTTGTACGGCACAGCGTCTTGGTGGTTGTCCCCCACCCACACCATTTGCGACCTGCATGCTGGCGAGGGAGGATCCGACTCCCCGTGTCCGCATACCGAATGGGTTGCAAGATATGGAGCAGATAGGTTCCTGCACGTTGGCAGATACAGTGACCGGAGTTGAAGAACAAAAACCTGGAAACAACTCCGAACATCACCGGGCGTTCGTTgtcttaactaactattggTAAGAGGCAAATTGTTAATATAATCAACAACCAGGACTCTCGCCGAAGTCTTTACAATCCGATACGTTTTCTTCTATATTAAAACGCCCCTCTATACTGACTTTACCCTGCGGAAAACCGGCTGTTATATCTAACGCTccaattattaatacgccatttattagtatccctattatagggtagttagttcgaaccgtagttaataaagagattaattaaactatataaatatctacgtaataagtataaaaaggaggttctaaccgtaagttaggctagctacgataattataaataaggcccctaattagcccctatatagttagctatataccgtagttaaattagacttctaatctaatattaactctctcttttttttatcgatttaactattatagttagaggtataattcgacctcgggcccgtttactaagttatctcttttttccccttttctttactctttttatataacctatctcgttatttatatagtaacttttttattacttatgaattactttaattttttatttagtactacttttataaaagcgtttgcgaagttatttttattattaattcaatagatcttaagtatttcgcgcctttcgtacaaTTACTTAAGgactataatatcgattataagcctcttttcttttatcgttcttaatttaataaggtattcgtatagcgagtaggaattaatataaataaccgttagaataagtaaaaagtaaattcgattagtaatttcttttagcgttattaaaattgtataagagaggttaacgctattaattatattataaacctccgacgctaggatacttctcgttatttacttatttttaattaacgagtaatagattatattaccgtatatagtaaattcgctcttatttatactctcgttaacttagataataatatactttaattataaagtaaggtcgttattattcgtaaatgacctattaacgaagacgtagagcttattagttataaagttaattaagtagtaaataagacctcgatcgagattcgtttattactacttaagctacttattaaatactttaatattttatttagttagatttatagcttgcgctaccctagcgtagttaaaagttattttaaattaataaatactcataatatatacccctcgcgcgagcttagccttatactactttttaatattagttatatttaaatcgacgaggttaatcttcttaccctaccccttttattaaaaaacgatagtttcccttttaattataaaaatcccgccgttaaatactaggggggtatttattataaaaacctcttttagcttcgctacgaagcccgctttttaaagctctttatcatctttttttataaagttaatattaaataggcttaatatattattaatctatattttaataattttaaattaggtaccttcgtactctacgattagtaagtacgggtcgtacgtagaggtaattattaatagttaattaatataaaaatcgtagtaaatagcttactaataagtgcccgattttgcgagcctatatagtagtttaaatacttcaataatcgtactttctaagtacttactaactatttcctttagtaaataggctaggattttccttataagccctatagctaattaagtataggcctaagtaatatcacggctctaaatcttatatcccttcttctatagcgatgctattaatactattattaatcgttagttatagcgctatatagtaagcgattatataagtagcgtcgcctttttaacgtcgccgtacccctaaattacgtatttaaacttcttatatagctagggtattcctttttttttaattttacgaactatttataatttaaatatatagaggtttatatatttttctaagttatataagataaatcgatagaccccttaattgcgaagagtatttattttaataagatctaatcccttatacggctttttagtagttataattacgccttttttacgtagtttaattactagctcgaaattagctttctcttttactatataaaaagtattaattacctcgttgttagtaataaattattacgttagggcttactatcgtagtcttccgtaacgttttattagtagtattaatacccttttagtaatttcctcttcttcgttatttattagtactactacgacgattttattaaggataatcttttatacttttactacgggttatatagtttcccctagctcttttttcttttataagttaaaaattacctcgttaagatctatataatacggtctaactactataattaatatattgagtaactaattataatctctcgtaattatataagagcgctcgttaacggaaattaacttatatagcctagcctattattaagtaattttgcgctatactcgtatatccgaatttagtaatatatctagattatcccttatattaggcctattgcgcgtagtaattacttcgttaacttacttttttatacttacttcgcgcagtgcttatattacttttttaattacttaggctcgttagcttatacttagtaacggtagcgaggctaaagtcgttcttaaatatgctctaaatactaatagcgttagtataaatccgttaggccctatagtattattatagtatttaagtattatttaaaagtattcgtcgttagtagagtccggattttcctttttaataattcttaacgccctttttaattactagtgtgccctttttacctttttaatattatagtgcgctttaataagtacgacttttagctatatactataagccgtcgtattattcttaaattctgccgacttaaagctagtactagcgtcggttttaatattatttagcggtccttagtatatatcgatctagctttttcgtaaagctacctatattatttttacttatagatcctagaggaattgccctatttagaaaaatatagctacgttaattatatatagtactagccgactatttaaatagaaaatatcgataacgatttcctagttaaagttaagcttattacgtaatttaaacttaaatttacgtaggctctgcgtatttatttagtattaataatatacttttattaactactttagcgcccctattttaatattattattacttaattactttaggaagttatatagcctcgtaaccgacgggtacttaaatctctagtatagttttctaagtttactttccgttaagtaattaattaacttcgtattattaataaactttataaacgtatacccctattatcgttcgactattttcaaatacttactactagagattctattcttcgtattatcgaatataatacctagtcgatctatattttttaaatataagagaaatagggtattaataagtaaaatatagaaaattatcgttccgaagtacgtctctatttttactatacctaaggcgacgatttccttacttaagctaaaactaatcctcgtaatacccgccgttaacgtattaagtattactaatacgatcttttatagcgcctagaattacccttttgttttagttaactattataatacttcagtatttaaaataatcttataaaaattatctaagccgtacttttcgctcgtataaaatacttatataagcttagtatttaagggatctaagtaatataaaaaggacccctctagttatccctagatttacttagtactatattctttttttttagatattaagagagatagcgtcttctctttaattgttaagaaaataggcttcggccctattaaattcgcctttttagctatttccGTATTCGTcgtctaagggaccttcccttactatttataaataaaaacctacttattaagagcttttattaccctctattcgtttagcctcgtatatcctctataggctaacggggtaaaaaaagactagttaatatcgtcgatttcgttataatttaattcgttagtatagggggtaagatcttctttattttccgaatcttttataaggggtatatactttaggccgctattttaattactattactaagttctatgcccccggatctgctcttatatataataaggaattagttaaaccgacgagggctagtcttactatttactaccctcgactttttatactattcgtacgatttagtatgCTCTttcttagagtagttacttaactaatatctattttttttataaatatagtattacctctcccgttaccctatttataagttaaatctctacctatttaataaatctaagcctccttactagtaattaccgtatttagcctcttttcttttcctatTATACATTTAAttaacctaatattattaataagggccgtcgtatgcctagaggtaggtttagtacggtattcttactttaatattaaagctagatcttagcctcgagtagagcgtctcgtagtctttaggtaactaatatagggttatttttacttttaatatacgctagactgcggtataaaaatatctaactttctacttatttatccccttatttagctaggtttttactagcttattgattcgatcgataagctctttaaaaatctctattcgcaatttaccctctattatcctagttataaatataaaaaaaattacttatagtttaaataggagctttaggttcttattataagtctcgaagcggcttcgaattacgttaattatactaaaaaagtcgttttaattaagattacgcaccgcttcgtaataataattagaggctttgcttataaatacgatattaattattaaatagtactagtgttccctaattccgactttttcgtaataatcgtaaaacattattagggttttttataagaccttatgttacgaaggtaactttgtttaccttattattcgccttattatgaatattacgtaagcaacctatataccatattaatctacgatttctgtagattattataggtattgactatgtaagcaatactgcttatataagcttacgtgagcaatggaaagtactggaaggtaactgaataatctggaatttactcgaggcggaattacgtactacgattacgcattcacttacgtatacgcttattaattatatcataattaataagcaatggaatattctagtaggaggtttttatgcctatgtataggcgtgtatttgcctacctagacctttcgttaagcaagcaacttctcatatagtaattcaactatattactctctttactacaaaaacctcttttatatacgcttatatcccctatattcatatattcttgcttctatatgaatattcactttttatattctttataagaatatcccgcattacctcgttaaagctatacgtgctagaattACGcagtgcttttttatattatattattaagctcgttcgttacgtaggtatttctttttactaatttaactagttaatttctaatcgcaggccagctatagaaaagttatttaataaaaaagctactcggggcgacgataaaaagctagttacttaagtagttccgttaattaatatagtttaatataataaacgtcgacctctcgtaagtaataaagggctacgattacttaattccgtatagtatttaaaaatcgcctccttttttatctacttccgtaaggttaattagtataaatctcttatcccgtataatattaagaggtcgtctcttttatatagcgaaataccttactaatttataataatagaatttaattattaattagtattagtatccctattataaggtagttagttcgaaccgtagttaataaagagattaattaaattatataaatatttacgtagtaggtataaaaaggaggttctaaccgtaggttaggctagctacgataatcgtaaatagggcccctaattagcccctgcgcagtcggctgtatgccgcggtcgaattagacttctaatccgatactattatatacggtAGGGGTTGTTAACGAAGTGACGTTCATTCGCGGCGACTCCCTCTTAGAAGTCATATTGCAATCCTCGCTGAAGATATCTATACCGAGGCTACGGTTCGTTAATAAGAGCCCAACGCCGTATAACATACCCCattctaattatttaacCTCTTCTAGACTTTTAAGCTTTTGATATAGAGACGTTAGCGCCCTAATGGAATTCCACGCCCCAGACCTAGTGTAACTGCATGCACGCTTACGGCCGAACGGTCTGGCCTGTATCGACCTCGCAACCAACTGCCGGTGGACGTATGCAGAACTCAACGCCGATATCCAACGCGCAACCGCGGTCCTATCCCAGCATGGGGTCTAGATCGGTGATAGAGTGGCGACCGTATCGGTCAATAATGTCCATCAGATCATTCTGCAACAAGCACTGATGAGGCTGGGCGCAATCCATGTCCCGCTGAATTGGCGCCTCGCCCGGCCCGAGCTCGCGAAGCTGTTGGCCGACTGCACCCCGACCATTCTCTTTACAGATCACGACGATCTACCGGAACTGCCTCTTGGCTGTCGCTACATTGGGTTTTTGACATTCTGTGCGAGCGTGGATGCCGCAGAGCCTGGCCCTCGGCTGGAAGCGCGGCCTTTGTACGAGACGTGTATTATTCTTTACACATCCGGAACCTCTGGGGCGCCCAAGGGGGTTATGTTGACCGGTTAGAGTATCTTGGTAACGACATTCAATTTTAGCATTTTGATAGAAGTCGATACGGGGAGCGTCTTCTTGTGCGACGGTCCTATGTTCTACTTTATGGGGCTCGTCGCCCAGATATGGCCCTCGCTTATGAGAGGTGGCACCTTTATCGTCTTTTCCAAATTTCAACCGGAAATAACTAATGTCCGCCTGAGCGATGCCGGACTCGGCGTTACTCACTACTTTTGTGTGCCTCAGATGGCCGAGGCTCTTGCCGGCGTATCAAATTTCACCCTATCAGCATGGTCAGCCTTGAAAGCCCTCTTTACTGGTGGTGCGCCTAACCCTCTAGCTAGGATTAAGTGGTGGCTGGGTCGTGGGGTCCGAATGGTGGATGGCTATGGATCGACTGAAATGGGGACGTGCTCTGGAATGCCGCTGTTAGCAGAGCTTATTAGTAGTAAGGCCGGTTTAGTGGGTCTTCCGGGCCCGTTGACGGCGGTCCGAGTTGTGGACGGAGGTGACCAGGAAGTTCCCGTTGGTGAGCCTGGTGAGATATTAGTCTCAGGCCCGAGCGTCACGCCGGGCTATTGGAATCGACTAGACGATAATATGGTTGCTTTTACTGAAGACGGCTGGTTTCGGACTGGGGATATCGGGCGGGTCGACGAGGGGGGCTATATTTTTCTTATCGATAGGCGCAAGAACATGTTCATATCTGGGGGAGAGAATGTGTATCCCGCCGAAGTTGAGGCTGTACTGGCTGAGCATCCCGGGGTATTAGATGTTATAGTTGTGGGCGTTTCCGATTAGCTCTGGGGCGAAGCCGGGCGTGCCTATGTTATTATAGCGCTAAACTCTTAGCTAACTTACGGGGATTTGGTTAGCTATTGTTAGTTACTAATTGCTCGGTTTAAGATTCCGAGAGAGACTGTCTTTGTCGGGAGCTTTCCTCGTACAGGGTTAGGAAAGGTCTAAAAGCATATGTTGACTAAGGACTCTGTAGCAAGACTTTGAAGTTACGAAACTATTTTGTTTAAAGCCTTTGTAATATCGAAATTTTGATAGCAATTGTAACAAAATGTAAAAGAG
This is a stretch of genomic DNA from Colletotrichum lupini chromosome 10, complete sequence. It encodes these proteins:
- a CDS encoding AMP-binding enzyme, which produces MRLGAIHVPLNWRLARPELAKLLADCTPTILFTDHDDLPELPLGCRYIGFLTFCASVDAAEPGPRLEARPFILIEVDTGSVFLCDGPMFYFMGLVAQIWPSLMRGGTFIVFSKFQPEITNVRLSDAGLGVTHYFCVPQMAEALAGVSNFTLSAWSALKALFTGGAPNPLARIKWWLGRGVRMVDGYGSTEMGTCSGMPLLAELISSKAGLVGLPGPLTAVRVVDGGDQEVPVGEPGEILVSGPSVTPGYWNRLDDNMVAFTEDGWFRTGDIGRVDEGGYIFLIDRRKNMFISGGENVYPAEVEAVLAEHPGVLDVIVVGVSD